From Rhodopseudomonas palustris, a single genomic window includes:
- a CDS encoding glycosyltransferase family 2 protein, protein MPETLMSSGPLPAVSIVVPVRNEADNVGPLIAEIAAALDGRWAYEIVYVDDGSTDATPQRLAALRAERSNLRQIRHESSCGQSAAVRTGVRAARGAIVATLDGDGQNNPAFIPEMIFALEQGGARVGLAAGQRVGRKDTGFKRLQSRVANKVRNGILRDGTRDSGCGLKAFRRDVFLSLPYFDGLHRFLPALVRREGFDIVYVDVADRPRLSGKSNYGFFDRLWVGLMDLAGVWWLIRRKKATPVATEVN, encoded by the coding sequence ATGCCTGAAACCTTGATGTCGTCCGGACCGCTGCCCGCGGTCTCCATCGTCGTACCGGTGCGCAACGAGGCCGACAACGTCGGCCCGCTGATCGCCGAGATCGCTGCCGCGCTGGATGGTCGCTGGGCCTACGAGATCGTCTATGTCGACGACGGCTCGACCGATGCGACGCCGCAGCGGCTCGCTGCGCTGCGCGCCGAGCGGTCCAATCTGCGCCAGATCCGCCACGAGTCGTCGTGCGGCCAGTCGGCCGCGGTGCGTACCGGAGTACGGGCGGCGCGCGGGGCAATCGTGGCGACGCTCGATGGCGACGGCCAGAACAACCCGGCGTTCATTCCCGAGATGATTTTCGCGCTGGAGCAGGGTGGCGCCCGGGTCGGTCTGGCCGCCGGCCAGCGGGTGGGGCGCAAGGATACCGGCTTCAAGCGGCTGCAGTCGCGCGTCGCCAACAAGGTCCGCAACGGCATCCTCCGCGACGGCACCCGGGATTCAGGTTGCGGCCTCAAGGCATTCCGGCGCGACGTGTTCCTGTCGCTGCCGTATTTCGACGGCTTGCATCGGTTCCTGCCGGCACTGGTGCGCCGCGAGGGATTCGACATCGTCTATGTCGACGTCGCCGACCGGCCACGATTGTCGGGCAAGTCGAACTACGGCTTCTTCGACCGGCTCTGGGTCGGGCTGATGGATCTGGCCGGAGTGTGGTGGCTGATCCGCCGCAAGAAAGCGACACCGGTCGCCACTGAGGTGAACTGA
- a CDS encoding cysteine synthase A translates to MSIKNDVVDAIGNTPLIKLKRASEQTGCTILGKAEFMNPGQSVKDRAALFIIQDAVKRGALRPGGVVVEGTAGNTGIGLALVANALGFRTVIVIPNTQSQEKKDMLRLCGAELIEVPAVPYANPNNYVKLSGRLAAQLAETEPNGAIWANQFDNVANRQAHIETTAPEIWNQTDGKVDGFVAAVGSGGTLAGVSIGLKQFNPSVRAVLADPMGSALYNYYKHGALKSEGSSITEGIGQGRVTANLDGAQIDDAYQIPDDEAVPLIYDLLEHEGLCLGGSSGINVAGAIRLAHDLGPGHTIVTILCDYGSRYQSKLFNPDFMRSKNLPVPAWMETKSTIQVPFAQA, encoded by the coding sequence GTCGTCGACGCCATCGGCAATACGCCCCTGATCAAATTGAAGCGCGCGTCGGAACAGACCGGCTGCACCATTCTCGGCAAGGCCGAGTTCATGAATCCGGGCCAGTCGGTGAAGGATCGCGCGGCGCTGTTCATCATCCAGGACGCGGTGAAGCGCGGTGCGCTGCGTCCCGGCGGCGTGGTGGTCGAGGGTACCGCCGGCAATACCGGCATCGGGCTGGCGCTGGTCGCCAACGCGCTCGGCTTCCGCACCGTGATCGTGATCCCGAATACCCAGAGCCAGGAAAAGAAGGACATGCTGCGGCTGTGCGGCGCCGAGCTGATCGAAGTTCCGGCGGTGCCCTACGCCAATCCCAACAACTACGTGAAGCTGTCCGGCCGCCTCGCCGCTCAGCTCGCCGAGACCGAGCCGAACGGTGCGATCTGGGCCAATCAGTTCGACAACGTCGCCAACCGCCAGGCGCACATCGAGACCACCGCGCCGGAAATCTGGAATCAGACCGACGGCAAGGTCGACGGCTTCGTCGCAGCGGTCGGCTCCGGCGGCACGCTGGCCGGCGTCTCGATCGGCTTGAAGCAGTTCAATCCGAGCGTCCGTGCCGTGCTCGCCGACCCGATGGGCTCGGCGCTGTACAATTACTACAAGCACGGCGCGCTGAAGTCGGAAGGCTCCTCGATCACCGAAGGCATCGGCCAGGGTCGCGTCACCGCCAATCTCGACGGCGCGCAGATCGACGACGCCTACCAGATCCCCGACGATGAAGCGGTACCGCTGATCTACGACCTGCTCGAGCACGAAGGCCTGTGCCTCGGCGGCTCGAGCGGCATCAACGTCGCCGGCGCGATCCGCCTCGCACACGATCTCGGCCCCGGCCACACCATCGTGACCATCCTGTGCGACTACGGCAGCCGCTACCAGTCCAAGCTGTTCAATCCGGACTTCATGCGCAGCAAGAACCTGCCGGTGCCGGCGTGGATGGAGACCAAGAGCACGATCCAGGTGCCGTTCGCGCAGGCGTAG
- the metC gene encoding cystathionine beta-lyase, with amino-acid sequence MDSSDASGTPAPLSTQTRLVTAGRDTVAQRGFVNPPVVHGSTVLYPTAADLHAHRGEYSYGRHGTPTTKALQQALMAIEGEQCAGVGIAPSGVSAISTALLAVVKAGDHVLVCDNAYRPTRLFCDQMLKRLGVETSYFDPLIGAGIAAHLRPNTTVVLVEAPGSQSFEMPDIPAIAAVAKQHGALVIDDNTWATPLYHRSLEQGVDISIQAATKYIGGHSDIMFGTVSANAAAWPKVSEAIRLLGVCAGPDDVFLALRGLRTLEVRLARHYQAGLEMARWLAARPDVQRVLHPALDTDPGHAIWKRDFTGASGLFSIVLQDAPQAAVDALLDSVRLFGMGYSWGGFESLVIPFDCASYRTATTWNPGGPALRLHIGLESTDDLKADLDRGFAAFNAAR; translated from the coding sequence ATGGACTCTTCCGATGCCAGCGGGACACCCGCGCCGCTCAGCACGCAGACCCGTCTCGTCACCGCGGGCCGCGACACAGTGGCCCAGCGCGGCTTCGTCAACCCGCCGGTGGTGCACGGTTCGACGGTGCTGTACCCGACCGCAGCCGACCTGCACGCGCATCGCGGCGAGTACTCCTACGGACGACACGGCACACCGACCACCAAGGCGCTGCAACAGGCGCTGATGGCGATCGAAGGCGAACAGTGCGCCGGCGTCGGCATTGCGCCGTCGGGCGTATCGGCGATCTCGACCGCCCTGCTCGCGGTGGTGAAAGCCGGCGACCATGTGCTGGTCTGCGACAATGCTTATCGCCCGACCCGGCTGTTCTGCGACCAGATGCTGAAACGGCTCGGCGTCGAGACCAGCTATTTCGATCCGCTGATCGGCGCAGGCATCGCCGCGCATCTCCGACCGAACACGACGGTGGTGCTGGTCGAAGCGCCCGGCTCGCAGTCGTTCGAAATGCCCGACATCCCGGCGATCGCCGCGGTCGCCAAGCAGCACGGCGCGCTGGTGATCGACGACAACACCTGGGCGACGCCGCTGTACCATCGCTCGCTGGAGCAAGGCGTGGATATCTCGATCCAGGCCGCGACCAAGTATATCGGCGGCCACTCCGACATCATGTTCGGCACCGTCTCGGCCAACGCAGCGGCGTGGCCGAAGGTCTCGGAGGCGATCCGGCTGCTCGGCGTCTGTGCCGGACCGGACGACGTGTTCCTGGCGCTGCGCGGCTTGCGCACTCTCGAGGTGCGGCTCGCCCGTCACTATCAGGCAGGCCTCGAGATGGCCCGCTGGCTCGCCGCCCGTCCGGACGTGCAGCGCGTGCTGCATCCGGCGCTCGACACCGATCCGGGCCACGCGATCTGGAAGCGCGACTTCACCGGCGCATCGGGACTGTTCTCGATCGTGCTGCAGGATGCGCCACAGGCCGCCGTCGACGCGCTGCTCGACAGCGTCAGGCTGTTCGGCATGGGCTATTCGTGGGGCGGATTCGAAAGCCTGGTGATCCCCTTCGACTGCGCGTCATACCGAACCGCGACGACCTGGAACCCGGGCGGCCCGGCGCTGCGGCTACATATCGGGCTGGAATCGACCGACGATCTGAAGGCGGATCTCGACCGCGGCTTCGCGGCGTTCAACGCGGCGCGCTGA
- a CDS encoding amino acid ABC transporter permease: MAIDARPPPPQFVAKLRRALGGRSGWKGLIAQVLFVAVLCWIGYEIVDNARDNLANQRIASGFGFMSQTAGFGVSQTLIPYQESDSYTRVFLVGLVNTLLVSAVGIVIATVIGFMVALGRLSPNWLISRIAGGYVEIVRNLPLLFQILFWYLAVLGTLPAPRQSVSLLDSFFLSNRGIVVPRPVGEAGLDGFLVAVLIAVTAAIALPLYARRRLFATGKPMRVWPVVIGLLIGLPLVAVAIFGRPFSFEVPVLRGFNFAGGSRLPPEFVALTLALSTYTAAFIAEVVRAGILSVHKGQMEAGASLGLSRGQTLRLIVIPQALRVILPPLTNQYLNLTKNSSLAVAIGYPDLFSVFAGTTLSQTGQAIEVIAITMGVYLLISLVTSALMSLYAWRINRSMGA, from the coding sequence ATGGCGATCGACGCACGCCCACCGCCGCCGCAGTTCGTCGCGAAACTGCGGCGTGCGTTGGGTGGTCGCTCCGGCTGGAAGGGGCTGATCGCCCAGGTGCTGTTCGTCGCGGTGCTGTGCTGGATCGGCTACGAGATCGTCGACAATGCGCGCGACAACCTCGCCAACCAGCGGATCGCCTCCGGCTTCGGGTTCATGTCGCAGACCGCGGGGTTCGGCGTCAGTCAGACGCTGATTCCGTATCAGGAGTCCGACAGCTACACGCGGGTGTTCCTGGTCGGGCTCGTCAACACCCTTTTGGTGTCGGCAGTCGGGATTGTCATCGCCACCGTGATCGGATTCATGGTTGCGCTCGGCCGGCTGTCGCCGAACTGGCTGATCTCGCGGATTGCCGGCGGCTACGTCGAGATCGTCCGCAACCTGCCGCTGCTGTTTCAAATCCTGTTCTGGTATCTGGCAGTGCTCGGCACGTTGCCGGCGCCGCGCCAGAGCGTCTCGCTGCTTGACAGCTTCTTTCTGTCCAATCGTGGCATCGTGGTGCCGCGACCGGTCGGTGAGGCCGGCCTCGACGGGTTCCTGGTCGCGGTGCTGATCGCGGTGACCGCGGCGATCGCCTTGCCGCTGTATGCGCGGCGCCGACTGTTCGCGACCGGCAAACCGATGCGGGTGTGGCCTGTGGTAATCGGATTGCTGATCGGCCTGCCGCTCGTCGCGGTGGCGATCTTCGGCAGGCCGTTCTCCTTCGAAGTGCCGGTCCTGCGCGGCTTCAATTTCGCCGGCGGCTCACGGCTTCCGCCGGAGTTCGTGGCGCTGACGCTGGCGCTGTCGACCTATACGGCCGCGTTCATTGCCGAGGTCGTCCGGGCCGGGATCCTGTCGGTGCACAAGGGGCAGATGGAGGCGGGGGCGTCGCTCGGCCTGTCGCGGGGGCAGACGTTGCGGCTGATCGTGATCCCGCAGGCGTTGCGGGTGATCCTGCCGCCGCTCACCAATCAGTACCTCAATCTGACCAAGAACTCGTCGCTGGCGGTGGCGATCGGCTATCCAGATCTGTTCTCGGTGTTCGCCGGCACCACGCTGAGCCAGACCGGGCAGGCGATCGAGGTGATCGCCATCACGATGGGGGTGTATCTGCTGATCTCGCTGGTCACCAGCGCCCTGATGAGCCTGTACGCGTGGCGGATCAACCGGAGCATGGGAGCATGA
- a CDS encoding amino acid ABC transporter ATP-binding protein produces the protein MADTPIVRIAGLNKWYGEFHVLRDISLDVARSERIVICGPSGSGKSTLIRCINALEEFQEGQIVVDGIDLGPSLKHVDDIRREVGMVFQSFNLFPHLTVLENCTLAPIWVRNIPKKDAEATAMRFLERVRIPDKADKYPGQISGGQQQRVAIARALSMNPKVMLFDEPTSALDPEMVKEVLDTMVDLAEEGMTMLVVTHEMGFAREVADRVVFMDAGQIIEANQPEEFFAHPQHARTKLFLSQILR, from the coding sequence ATGGCTGACACCCCGATCGTCAGGATCGCTGGTCTGAACAAATGGTACGGCGAGTTTCACGTGCTGCGCGACATCAGTCTCGATGTCGCGCGCAGCGAGCGCATTGTGATCTGCGGGCCATCCGGCTCCGGAAAGTCCACGCTGATCCGCTGCATCAACGCGCTGGAGGAGTTCCAGGAAGGTCAGATCGTGGTCGACGGCATCGACCTCGGTCCGAGCCTGAAGCACGTCGACGACATCCGCCGCGAAGTCGGCATGGTGTTCCAGAGCTTCAACCTGTTTCCGCATCTCACGGTGCTGGAAAACTGCACGCTGGCGCCGATCTGGGTGCGCAACATTCCGAAGAAGGACGCCGAAGCCACCGCGATGAGGTTCCTGGAGCGGGTGCGGATTCCCGACAAGGCCGACAAGTATCCGGGGCAGATTTCCGGAGGTCAGCAGCAGCGCGTGGCGATCGCGCGGGCGCTGTCGATGAACCCGAAAGTGATGCTGTTCGACGAGCCGACCTCGGCGCTCGATCCGGAGATGGTCAAGGAAGTGCTCGACACCATGGTCGACCTCGCCGAGGAGGGCATGACCATGCTGGTGGTGACGCACGAGATGGGCTTCGCCCGCGAGGTCGCCGACCGAGTCGTGTTCATGGACGCAGGGCAGATCATCGAGGCGAACCAGCCCGAAGAGTTCTTCGCCCATCCCCAGCACGCGCGGACGAAACTGTTCCTCAGCCAGATTCTGCGCTGA
- a CDS encoding lipid-A-disaccharide synthase N-terminal domain-containing protein, with protein MLIQYGQALGDYLYDVFVAKFDFWLAFGLVAQLLFTARFLVQWISSERAGKSVVPMAFWFFSMGGGLMTLVYGIAKREPVIILGQAMATIIYVRNIMLIIKAHARGSESLPN; from the coding sequence ATGCTGATTCAATACGGTCAGGCACTCGGCGACTATCTGTACGATGTGTTCGTCGCCAAGTTCGATTTCTGGCTCGCCTTCGGGCTGGTCGCGCAATTGCTGTTCACTGCGCGCTTCCTGGTGCAGTGGATCTCCAGCGAGCGCGCCGGCAAGAGCGTGGTGCCGATGGCGTTCTGGTTTTTCTCGATGGGTGGCGGCCTGATGACGCTGGTCTACGGCATCGCCAAGCGCGAGCCGGTGATCATCCTCGGCCAGGCGATGGCGACCATCATCTACGTGCGCAACATCATGCTGATCATCAAGGCGCACGCCCGCGGCTCCGAGAGCCTGCCGAACTGA
- a CDS encoding amino acid ABC transporter substrate-binding protein produces the protein MKRVSLVVALAAATVVSVSSADAQTLKTVKDRGMLSCGVSQGLPGFSSPDDKGNWTGLDVDVCRAIAAAIFDDPSKVKFVPLSAKDRFTALQSGEIDVLSRNTTWTLSRDTSLGVNFAGISYYDGQGFMAKKALKVNSALELNGASICVQTGTTNEQNVADYFKGNNMKYEVIAFANADEAVKAYETGRCDVFTSDVSQLYAQRLKLATPADHIVLPEVISKEPLGPLVRHGDDQWFDIVKWTLFGLINAEELGVTQKNVDEMAKSDKPELKRVFGTDGNLGEQLGLTKDWVARIIKATGNYGESFERNVGSGSKLEIARGLNKLWNKGGIMYAPPIR, from the coding sequence ATGAAACGTGTATCGCTCGTCGTCGCCCTTGCTGCCGCAACCGTCGTCTCGGTGTCGTCAGCGGACGCGCAGACCCTGAAGACGGTCAAGGATCGCGGCATGCTGTCCTGCGGCGTCAGCCAGGGGCTGCCTGGATTTTCATCTCCGGACGACAAGGGCAATTGGACCGGCCTCGACGTCGACGTCTGCCGTGCGATCGCCGCCGCGATCTTCGACGATCCGAGCAAGGTGAAGTTCGTCCCGCTGTCCGCCAAGGACCGCTTCACCGCGCTGCAGTCCGGCGAGATCGACGTGCTGTCGCGCAATACCACCTGGACGCTGTCGCGCGACACCTCGCTCGGCGTCAATTTCGCCGGCATCAGCTATTACGACGGTCAGGGCTTCATGGCCAAGAAGGCGCTCAAGGTGAATTCGGCGCTGGAATTGAACGGGGCGTCGATCTGCGTCCAGACCGGCACCACCAACGAGCAGAACGTTGCCGACTATTTCAAGGGCAACAACATGAAGTACGAGGTGATCGCATTCGCCAATGCCGACGAGGCGGTCAAGGCCTACGAGACCGGCCGTTGCGACGTCTTCACCTCCGACGTGTCGCAGCTCTACGCCCAGCGCCTGAAGCTGGCGACCCCGGCCGATCACATCGTGCTGCCGGAAGTGATCTCCAAGGAACCGCTCGGACCGCTGGTTCGCCACGGCGACGATCAGTGGTTCGATATCGTCAAGTGGACGCTGTTCGGGCTGATCAACGCCGAAGAGCTCGGTGTCACCCAGAAGAACGTCGACGAGATGGCCAAGTCGGACAAGCCGGAGCTGAAGCGGGTGTTCGGCACCGACGGCAACCTCGGCGAACAGCTCGGCCTGACCAAGGATTGGGTCGCCCGCATCATCAAGGCCACCGGCAATTACGGGGAGTCGTTCGAGCGCAACGTCGGCTCCGGCTCCAAGCTCGAGATCGCGCGCGGCCTCAACAAGCTGTGGAACAAGGGCGGCATCATGTACGCCCCCCCGATCCGCTGA
- a CDS encoding amino acid ABC transporter permease has protein sequence MSELGAVTPVFVRGEMVPQRPPPVYRSGLVGMARQRLFNSPTNILLTVVGALLLYFTVVPTVKFLLIDAVWTGANRTDCLAETVGHPVGACWPFVQAKFSQFVYGFYPTPERWRVDLTFALGALLLLPLLIPRAPAKTLNAGLFFVAFPVLAFFLLYGGGVQGFGVTWSADLASGLADSVTRAGRKLATGGPIGSVIGPVLLGLGTLLVWLSWPLVALREWIQASSQPVWLDLLLTAIATTALVFVLTGVRNGWRALATTVGAFVGIAVVIAALRLDRGGLPIVDTRMWGGLLVTLVVSVTGIVASMPVGIALALGRRSTIPLIRIFSVAFIEFWRGVPLITVMFFATYMLPLFLPGNFTIDNLVRVLIGIALFAGAYNAEVIRGGLNAIPRGQAEAASALGLSYWKTTGLIVLPQALRHVIPGLVNSFIALFKDTSLVSIVALFDLLGQLRAAFADPTWSTPTTLFTGFAFTGLIYFVFCFGMSRYSLSVEHRLNAHRRT, from the coding sequence ATGAGCGAGCTCGGGGCCGTCACTCCGGTGTTCGTGCGCGGCGAGATGGTGCCGCAGCGGCCGCCCCCGGTGTATCGGTCGGGCCTGGTGGGAATGGCGCGGCAGCGGCTGTTCAACTCGCCGACCAACATCCTGCTGACCGTCGTCGGCGCGTTGCTGCTCTATTTCACCGTGGTGCCGACGGTGAAGTTCCTGCTGATCGATGCGGTCTGGACCGGAGCGAACCGCACAGATTGCCTCGCCGAGACGGTGGGGCATCCGGTCGGGGCCTGCTGGCCGTTCGTCCAGGCGAAGTTCTCGCAATTCGTCTACGGCTTCTATCCGACGCCGGAACGCTGGCGGGTCGACCTGACCTTCGCGCTCGGTGCGTTGCTGCTGCTGCCGCTCCTGATTCCGCGGGCACCTGCCAAGACGCTGAATGCCGGACTGTTCTTCGTCGCCTTTCCGGTGCTGGCGTTCTTTCTGCTGTATGGCGGAGGCGTGCAGGGCTTCGGCGTGACCTGGAGTGCTGATCTTGCGAGCGGGCTCGCCGACAGCGTCACCCGTGCCGGCCGCAAGCTGGCCACAGGCGGGCCGATTGGAAGCGTGATCGGCCCGGTGCTGCTCGGCCTCGGCACGTTGCTGGTGTGGCTGAGCTGGCCGCTGGTGGCACTGCGCGAGTGGATTCAGGCGTCGTCGCAGCCAGTGTGGCTCGATCTTCTGCTCACGGCCATCGCCACCACCGCATTGGTGTTCGTGCTGACCGGTGTGCGCAATGGTTGGCGGGCGCTGGCGACCACGGTCGGAGCTTTCGTCGGCATCGCAGTGGTGATCGCGGCGCTGCGGCTCGATCGCGGCGGGCTGCCGATCGTCGACACCCGGATGTGGGGCGGTCTGCTGGTGACGCTGGTAGTGTCGGTGACCGGCATTGTCGCCTCGATGCCGGTCGGCATCGCGCTGGCGCTCGGGCGCCGCTCGACGATCCCGTTGATCCGGATCTTCTCGGTCGCCTTCATCGAGTTCTGGCGCGGCGTGCCGCTGATCACGGTGATGTTCTTCGCCACCTATATGCTACCGCTGTTCCTGCCGGGCAATTTCACCATCGACAATCTGGTGCGCGTCCTGATCGGCATCGCGCTGTTCGCCGGCGCGTACAATGCCGAAGTCATTCGTGGCGGCCTGAATGCGATCCCGCGCGGGCAGGCGGAAGCGGCGAGCGCGCTCGGGCTGTCGTATTGGAAGACCACCGGACTGATCGTGCTGCCCCAGGCGCTTCGCCACGTCATTCCGGGCCTCGTCAACAGCTTCATCGCGCTGTTCAAGGATACTTCGCTGGTGTCGATCGTCGCGCTGTTCGATCTGCTCGGCCAGCTCCGCGCCGCGTTTGCCGATCCGACCTGGTCGACGCCGACGACGCTGTTCACGGGCTTCGCCTTCACCGGGCTGATCTACTTCGTGTTCTGCTTCGGCATGTCGCGCTACTCGCTGTCGGTCGAACACCGCCTCAACGCCCACCGGCGGACCTGA